The DNA segment TTGATTTTCATTTCCATAAAATTCTTTTTCTCTGCCAAAAGGGGCATCATCCCAAGTCTTTTGGCAGCAATTAATTTCATATAATTCGTTCCAATTAAGATCTTTTAACCAATCATTAATTATCGACCTTTGATATTTCCAATTCTCCCAATGATCGCCCTCTATGGATGGACCACTTGTAGTACCTGTCAGGATATCAACTATAAAGCTTGTAGCATCATTACTTGAGTAAAACAGCATTTTGTATACCGCATTACTTATTTCTTGACTTAACAATATTTTGTTTTTTTCAATCCATGAGTATGCAGCAAGGCCATAAACTAGTTTTACAATGCTTGCAGGATAAATAAGTTTTTTATTATTGATTCCAAATCCAACACCTTTACTTAAATGATTATTTTCATCTTTGTAGTTAATCCAAGTTATGGCGATATCTTTTTTTGAATATTCTTTATTGTTAAAACAAACTCTGTCTAGAATATCATTTAATGCTAGACCCATTTCTTCTCGCAAATAATAAAAAGACATTCTATGAAAAAAAATATAGACCCTATCTCACTATTTAAGCAAACTAATTTTTCTAATACTATTTGGTGGGAAGTAAAAATTAATATTTCTGGATATCAAAATGAAACTGAAAATAATTTAGTAACGGAAATATTCAAAAATAGAATTTTCAAGCTTATTTATCCAACTCCATATCAAAGTAAAAAAAGATTATCTAGGATATTAGTTCAATTTTATGAAGATGGTTATATCTGCTGGATTGATTTAGATAAATTAATTATTGAGAAATTCAATTTTAATAACAGTTTCATCAAATCTGATGAAATATTTATACGAGAAAAAATTCCATTGGTTCTTAATTGGATCAAAAATCAATCTAAGTTAAAAAATCAATATCTTTGGGGTGGAACAATAGGTCCTAATTTTGACTGTTCAGGATTAATTCAAACGGCATTTCTAAATTATGGAATTTATATACCTAGAGACTCATATCAAATAAAAAGTTTTTGTCGGCATCTTTTTAATTTTACAGAAATCAAATATTCACTCGAAAAAGGCGATATTTTATTTTTTGGTAATAGCAAAAAATGCGATCATGTTGGAATTTATAAAGGAGAGGGATTGTATTACCATTGTTCAGGTAATGATTTCGGAAGAAATGGTATAGGAATAGATACTCTAAAAAAGACTAATGACAGAATTTCTCTTCATTATCAATCAAAACTGATTTCTGCAGGAAGAATATTCAGATCTTTCAGATGGGATAAAACTATTAGATGAAAGTTTATATTAGATTTTTGACTTTTTTATTATTTCCTAGTGAATTTAACCTGCAGTCCAAATATTTTTAATAATTGGCATTATGGTATCTAAATGTAGAGTACCTACTAATAGCCAGGCAAATACAGCTCCGCCACAACCTCCCAACCAAAATCCACTTGTAAAATCAGCCCAACCTGCTCTGGTAAACAAGTCTGCGGGAGGGTTATTTACAGTAGCATCTGGGGGCTGAACATTAGGTGCTTTTCCTGGAGCGTTGTAAAGAACTAAAAGTGCTGTCATTATATGAACTGCTCCAATAGCTGCTAGAAGACCTGCAGTTATAGCAAAATCGGAATTTCTAAGTGGACCTGTCATCGTAAATGGTCCATATAAGAGATAACCAAATGCTGCTCCTGTCTCTAAACCTCTAAAGTTTGGAGAAATCCCTTCCCTATAAAAAGGTAAGTTATTAATAAACGCTTTTGTGAAATAACCACTATTAACTGGAGTAGCTAAATTCCCAACACATGGATCAGCAACTGTTTTAACAGCCCATTGATTTGCAACACCAATATCATCAGGCTGGACAGAATTATCTCTATATTTATCATCAAATTTAATAGAATTTGTTGATTCTGAGAATGATTTTTGAAAGTCGCTCATTGTTTTAATAGTTATTTTTTAGTTAGTTTATTCAGTTGCAGTAATTAATCTACCTATCAGTACGATAAATACTGCAGGCATAGCTATCCCAATTAATGGAACAAAGATCGGTGGAAGGAGATTTGCTAAATCAGATGGCATAGTTATTTAAAACATCTTTAAACACTTTAATATTTATTTGAAAAATAGTGTTACTTTTATTAATGGATGATATAAAAATTATTAACTTTTTTTATGCTTAATTACTTGACTATAGTTTTTATTATCTTAATAATATTTTTTCTAGTTATCTACAAGAAAAAATATATATTTAAAGCTCTAGATAAAAAGAAATCATATCCAATTAAAGAAATACATAATAAAAATAAAAGACTTTCTTCATTAAAAAAAAGTAAAAATATTTATTATCAACATAACTTTAATAATTACTCGGAATTTCAAAAAAAAAATTTAAGAGAAAACATGTCAAGACTATTTAAAGGGGGTACAGTAGATAAATTAAAAGCTTTAAATATTGCAGAAGAATTAGCAGATAAATCTACATTACCTATTCTCAGAAAAGGATTAAAAGATATGAACCTTCAGGTAGTTGAACGTTCTGCCCTACTTATTAGAAAATTTACGTAAATAATTACTCTTTAGAATTACTTTGGATTTTTCTAACTCTGTAAATCGGCCTATTTTGACTTTCGTGATAAGTTCTCATTAACAGTTCGCCTAATAATCCAAAACTAAATAATTGAACACCTGCAATTCCCAATATTAAAGCAAACATTAGCATGGGACGATTACCAATATCTTGACCTAAAGTTTTGAGAACAAATAAGTAAAAAGTCATGCCTAGACTTATCAAAATACTGATAATTCCAACAAAACCGAATCCATACATAGGTCTAGTTAAAAATTTAGTCATAAACCAAACTGTCAGTAAATCCATCAAAACCCTAAAAGTTCTATCTATCCCATATTTACTAGAGCCGTATTGGCGACTTCTATGATTAACTTCGATTTCTTTGATTTTAGCTCCTTCTATGTTCGCTAAAACTGGTAAAAACCTATGAAGTTCACCGTATAATTTTATGTCATCTACAATTTCTTTTTTAAAAGCTTTCAATGAACAACCGTAATCATGCAACTTCAGTCCAGTAACATTAGCTATCAACTTATTAGCTATTTTTGATGGTATGCGTCTATTAAGTAATTTATCTTTCCTTTCATATCTCCATCCACAAACTAAATCATAGCCAGAATTAATATATGAAATTAATTTTGGAATATCATTAGGATCATTTTGTAAGTCTCCATCTAGAGTAATTACAATTTCACCTTTAGAATTATCAAAACCTGCTGCCATTGCTGCAGTTTGTCCATAATTCTTTCGAAGTGAAATTACTGATAATTCCTTAATCTTAATAGTTAATTGATCTAATACAGTTGAAGTATTATCACGAGAGCCATCATTAACTACTATCAATTCACAATTATAATTATTATCTTTAATAACATTTAAAACTTCATCTAATAAATAACCAATACTCTCACTTTCATTAAACACAGGGATAATAATAGATATCAACTGAGTAATATTTTTCATATGATTCGCGATTAATAATCTTTTAATTTTAACTTAATTTAGAACAAAGAAATTAAACAAAAAAAATCACCACATAAGTGGTGATTTATCTTATTTAATAAGTTTTTATCCAAACTTACCTGAAGTAGAAGCTATTACAAATGCTCCGAAAGTGAGAATATTTCCAATTGTGAAATGAGCTAATCCCACTAGTCTTGCTTGAA comes from the Prochlorococcus marinus str. MIT 9515 genome and includes:
- a CDS encoding glycosyltransferase family 2 protein is translated as MKNITQLISIIIPVFNESESIGYLLDEVLNVIKDNNYNCELIVVNDGSRDNTSTVLDQLTIKIKELSVISLRKNYGQTAAMAAGFDNSKGEIVITLDGDLQNDPNDIPKLISYINSGYDLVCGWRYERKDKLLNRRIPSKIANKLIANVTGLKLHDYGCSLKAFKKEIVDDIKLYGELHRFLPVLANIEGAKIKEIEVNHRSRQYGSSKYGIDRTFRVLMDLLTVWFMTKFLTRPMYGFGFVGIISILISLGMTFYLFVLKTLGQDIGNRPMLMFALILGIAGVQLFSFGLLGELLMRTYHESQNRPIYRVRKIQSNSKE
- a CDS encoding photosystem I reaction center protein subunit XI produces the protein MSDFQKSFSESTNSIKFDDKYRDNSVQPDDIGVANQWAVKTVADPCVGNLATPVNSGYFTKAFINNLPFYREGISPNFRGLETGAAFGYLLYGPFTMTGPLRNSDFAITAGLLAAIGAVHIMTALLVLYNAPGKAPNVQPPDATVNNPPADLFTRAGWADFTSGFWLGGCGGAVFAWLLVGTLHLDTIMPIIKNIWTAG
- a CDS encoding C40 family peptidase; protein product: MKKNIDPISLFKQTNFSNTIWWEVKINISGYQNETENNLVTEIFKNRIFKLIYPTPYQSKKRLSRILVQFYEDGYICWIDLDKLIIEKFNFNNSFIKSDEIFIREKIPLVLNWIKNQSKLKNQYLWGGTIGPNFDCSGLIQTAFLNYGIYIPRDSYQIKSFCRHLFNFTEIKYSLEKGDILFFGNSKKCDHVGIYKGEGLYYHCSGNDFGRNGIGIDTLKKTNDRISLHYQSKLISAGRIFRSFRWDKTIR
- a CDS encoding photosystem I reaction center subunit VIII; its protein translation is MPSDLANLLPPIFVPLIGIAMPAVFIVLIGRLITATE
- a CDS encoding serine hydrolase produces the protein MSFYYLREEMGLALNDILDRVCFNNKEYSKKDIAITWINYKDENNHLSKGVGFGINNKKLIYPASIVKLVYGLAAYSWIEKNKILLSQEISNAVYKMLFYSSNDATSFIVDILTGTTSGPSIEGDHWENWKYQRSIINDWLKDLNWNELYEINCCQKTWDDAPFGREKEFYGNENQNRNMMTTDATARILEEIMINLDYQKDNLNLRSFLKRNLNKNVQIKDPSNQVQGFLGDGLPENIDFWSKAGLMSQARHDAAWWVNNRSLRTLLVVFGTGETYFKDELLFPKIAKAVYEYNNNLVYY